The genomic segment GGCGCCGGACTTCGAGACGACGATACTCCCCGTCGGCAGCGGACTGGCGGTCAGCACGCGGGTGTGATCCGACGGCTCGCGCGCCGTCCGGCGAGTCGGCCGGCCGGAGGCGGAGCCGACACCGGTCACGGGGTCTCTGCCCCCTCGTTCCAGTCCAGCAGGCCGTCGCCCGCGACCCTGAGCAGGGTCGACGAGAGGTAGCCGAGGACGCCGATGGAGATCATGCCGACGATGATGGTGGCGAAGTTCCCGGCGGTGTACGCCGCCCAGGTGAGGAAGCCGAGACCGGCGCCGGCGATCATCTCCGCGGCGACGAGGTTGACCCAGGCCAGTCCGATTCCGACGACCATCCCGGTGTAGACGTCCGGAAGCGCCGCGGGGAGGACCACGTGTCGGAACACCTGCCAATCGTCGGCGCCGAGGCTCTCTGCGGCCCGGGAGTAGTCGACGTCGACGCCCTTCACGCCGTCGATGGTGTTGAGCAGAACGGGGAAAAACGCCCCGAGGCCGGTGATGAACAGGACGTTCGCCTTCACCTTCCAGGATACGACGACGAGCGACACCTGAAGCGCCGGGAACAGCAGAATCGTCAGCGGCAGCCACGCGATGGGCGGGATGGGGCGAATCAGCTCCAGCGACGGGAAGGTCAGATCTGCGAACACCGCGCTCCGACCGATGAGCAGTCCGAGCGGCACGGCGAACAGCGTCGCGAGGAGGAACGCCGCGACGACCCGCCCCGTGCTCAGGAACACCGCGTTCCAGTACGCTCCCGTGGTCAGCAGGTCCGCGAACGTCACTGCGACGGTCTGGGGAGAGGGTAACACGGACAGTACCCCGCTCAGCGTCAGCAGTTCCCAGACGACGAGCACCGCCACGACCGACACGGCGTTCTTCGCCCGCTTGACGGGGAACCCGTCGACGACGAGACCGCCGGACTCGTTGGATTCGGTCGCCACCGGCGATCACTTCCCCTGGTCGGCCTGTTCCATCGCACGCTCGGCCTCCTCGTGGATCAGTTCGAGCGCGCGGTCCTTGTATCGGGTGAACCGGTCGGTGGTCAGCACCTCGAAGTCCCGCGGTCGGTCGAGTTCGACGTCGATGACC from the Halogeometricum rufum genome contains:
- a CDS encoding ABC transporter permease — translated: MATESNESGGLVVDGFPVKRAKNAVSVVAVLVVWELLTLSGVLSVLPSPQTVAVTFADLLTTGAYWNAVFLSTGRVVAAFLLATLFAVPLGLLIGRSAVFADLTFPSLELIRPIPPIAWLPLTILLFPALQVSLVVVSWKVKANVLFITGLGAFFPVLLNTIDGVKGVDVDYSRAAESLGADDWQVFRHVVLPAALPDVYTGMVVGIGLAWVNLVAAEMIAGAGLGFLTWAAYTAGNFATIIVGMISIGVLGYLSSTLLRVAGDGLLDWNEGAETP